NNNNNNNNNNNNNNNNNNNNNNNNNNNNNNNNNNNNNNNNNNNNNNNNNNNNNNNNNNNNNNNNNNNNNNNNNNNNNNNNNNNNNNNNNNNNNNNNNNNNNNNNNNNNNNNNNNNNNNNNNNNNNNNNNNNNNNNNNNNNNNNNNNNNNNNNNNNNNNNNNNNNNNNNNNNNNNNNNNNNNNNNNNNNNNNNNNNNNNNNNNNNNNNNNNNNNNNNNNNNNNNNNNNNNNNNNNNNNNNNNNNNNNNNNNNNNNNNNNNNNNNNNNNNNNNNNNNNNNNNNNNNNNNNNNNNNNNNNNNNNNNNNNNNNNNNNNNNNNNNNNNNNNNNNNNNNNNNNNNNNNNNNNNNNNNNNNNNNNNNNNNNNNNNNNNNNNNNNNNNNNNNNNNNNNNNNNNNNNNNNNNNNNNNNNNNNNNNNNNNNNNNNNNNNNNNNNNNNNNNNNNNNNNNNNNNNNNNNNNNNNNNNNNNNNNNNNNNNNNNNNNNNNNNNNNNNNNNNNNNNNNNNNNNNNNNNNNNNNNNNNNNNNNNNNNNNNNNNNNNNNNNNNNNNNNNNNNNNNNNNNNNNNNNNNNNNNNNNNNNNNNNNNNNNNNNNNNNNNNNNNNNNNNNNNNNNNNNNNNNNNNNNNNNNNNNNNNNNNNNNNNNNNNNNNNNNNNNNNNNNNNNNNNNNNNNNNNNNNNNNNNNNNNNNNNNNNNNNNNNNNNNNNNNNNNNNNNNNNNNNNNNNNNNNNNNNNNNNNNNNNNNNNNNNNNNNNNNNNNNNNNNNNNNNNNNNNNNNNNNNNNNNNNNNNNNNNNNNNNNNNNNNNNNNNNNNNNNNNNNNNNNNNNNNNNNNNNNNNNNNNNNNNNNNNNNNNNNNNNNNNNNNNNNNNNNNNNNNNNNNNNNNNNNNNNNNNNNNNNNNNNNNNNNNNNNNNNNNNNNNNNNNNNNNNNNNNNNNNNNNNNNNNNNNNNNNNNNNNNNNNNNNNNNNNNNNNNNNNNNNNNNNNNNNNNNNNNNNNNNNNNNNNNNNNNNNNNNNNNNNNNNNNNNNNNNNNNNNNNNNNNNNNNNGGAAAAAGATGAAGCAATTTGATAGTTACCCataaatttttttagttttcaaattttACCCCAACTATTTGTGCAAATATTTAATATCGTAAATTAATTTAGCAAAacaaaatatttcaatttgaaCAATCATTTCAATCCTTCACAAATTCAAATCCactaatccaaacacaaccttcgGAGATACGAGCGAAAACGTATCAACTTTCACTTCTTTTTGTGTCCTCTGAAAATtatgttccttttttttaataCCTTTTTTTAAAGcttttaaaacttcaaatctaGGGGCAATAAAGTCATTTAAGCAAAATTTCCTTTTCCCTCCTTTTTTTAATCTTCCCGCCAGAAGATAAACCGCCCAGCCCCTAAAACATTCATCTTCACAGATCTTAAAATATATCCCCCACCCCCGACCTCCACCCACTCCTCCGGGTAAAAAATGGACAAAGGCGGCGGCGGCGGTACTGCGGCAGCGCCGACAGGCTGCTACAAGTGCGGGAGACCAGGCCACTGGTCACGAGACTGCCCATCAAACCCACCATCTTCAAGCTCCAAGAACAACAATGACGAAAATACTATTGACAAAGATCTGAACAGAGATCCAAGTGGATCTGCTTACAGTTATTCGAAGAAAACTTTCAAAAATAATGCTCAAAGCAACTCTGCCTCTGCTGCAGAGAAGCCCAAGAGACTTCCCAGAACGAGGCCTAAGCTTACCCCAGATCTCCTCCTCTCAAACGACGGAATTGGCCATATTCTCCGCCATTTCCCTCGTGCTTTTAAGTACCGCGGACGCGGTCATGAGGTCGGACaattttccatctctttttgtttattttcttgtttatttATCAGCTGCTGAACTTTTTACCTGTTGggttcttttttcctttctgtttttctattttattttttaaaatttagatATTTGAAGTAACAGAATGATGCTTGAGATGAGGAAATTATAGAGATAAATTGTGGTGGAAagggatgggttgggtggtTCGGGGGTTCAACCCCTCCCACTTATACAACAACAAAAAATTGTGGTGATAAATTGTTCGTCCTGTCTTGTTAATCAATAGTGGAAAAGTTTGTTGGATTAGGTAAAATTGGTGAAGAGGGGCTGCTAGCATGATTAATTAATAAATGATGTTCAAGGTAAAGGCAGATATTGCATTTAACCTGTCTTTTAACTAAGATGAGTGTTCTTGATGCATGTTTGAATTTGTAAAGGTAACTTATGAGATGCCTCATGCTATGCTGTCAGAGGATATTAAAGTTGTTCTATGCTAACTTATGTCTACAGGTCAGTGATCTGGGGAACCTACTTGGCTTGTATGCTGAATGGCACTCTCGTTTATTACCATACTTCTCGTTTGACCAGTTTGTACATAAATTGGAGCAGATTGGCACCAAAAACCGTGTCAAGGTAAAAGAATTTTCTTTCTTGCCTTTACAATTCGCAATCCAAAGAGCAGATGCTGTAATTTCTTGGTTTCCTGTATGGTATTTCCTTTGGGATACATATTTGTGCGGATTACAGTGTTCAAACAGGTAGGAGTGCCAATTTAAACTGGAGAGTTTAGAAGgaaaatgtttcaaaatttgTTGATATTTTCTCTCTCAACTTGCACTTCTGGTAAAATTTGTTCATGGTTTCCCATAGCTGCTAGTTATTAAACTTCTGAAACTGTGGATGCACAAGGAACTGCTTCCTGTTTGAGTGATATTGCTGAAATCAACACTACCTATCTCTCATTTTGTTTGAGTTAACATGttatttttaattgtatctTTGATATGTAAGGCACCCTGGAAGGTTAAGCCATACTCCAAAGTTAAATTACGTCTTACAGGTCCTGGAAACTAAATGGTCACTGCCATTATTGGTTAAATctcccttctttttcttttgccaaTGCTGCATAAATTGGTCTAATGAGTGTAAAATATCCTCTGCAAGTCTGCAGTGTGCTGCTCTCCATCTATCACATTCAAGCTTCTCACATGTGAACCAACATAATTTGTCATTGCTATGTTCTGCTTCTGCTCCTCTCTTCATCCACCGTGTCTTGCTCCACCTGTGTCCAAGTTTGGAGTCATGTCATAAATACAATTTCCCTATTCTTTAAAAATTCTTGTGCGGATTACAGTGTTTAAACAGGTTGGAGTGAAGATGTGAACTAGAGCATGTGGAAGGATAGTGTTTGAAAGTTTGGTGATTTTTGGACTCCTCTCGATTTATTAGTCAGGTTAAATTTGGTCATGTTAATCCACTGCTGCTGGTGATTAAACTTCTTGGACCTAGGAAGCATAAGGAACTTCTTACTGTGTCCAtgtaatttttgaatctaataGTAGCTATTGCTGATTTGTGGTTGAGTTCACATGTTAATTTCATACAGTACTTCTGATTGTATGGCACCCTGGAAGCTTAAGCCATATTCCAAAGTTAAATTTACCTCTTACTGATCCTGGAATCTAAATAATCTGTCACTATTACTTTAAgctctcttcttttccttttattcatACTGCATAAATTGGTTTGTTCTAGGGTATAATATCCTCTGCAAATGAGCAGTGTGATACTGTCCATCTATTATATCCAATATTCTAACAAATGAACTAGCTGATATTGCTGTTGTCATGGTCTGCATCCAATCTCTTTTCCTCCAAAGTATCTTGCTCCACCTACGTGTAACATCAAGTTTGGAGTCTGTCAGGCAATAAAATACCCTGGTTCTTTAGACAATCTTTAGTTGTGTAGAATTTTAAAGTGGTTCATTGAGGGCTGTAAATGGCGTCATAGCCTGACATACTGGTGACATGGCTTCCATGGTCATTTCCTCTCAATGCCCCTTTTAAGCTCTGTAAGTTTTGTACTTGAGCATATTATTTTTCCTGATTAGTCTCATGATAAGGAAGAAGAGttaaataacaaattttaaCCTGTCATCATGGATAAATCTATCATATTACCAATTGTAATGACAAAACTCTCTGGAATGCCCACGGGTAGTGATGTGATCTAGCCCCAGGTACTTTAGCTACTGAATTAAACAATCGACATGAAGTGTGATTGTGTTCAAACGTGATACACATTGCACTGACTTCTTACTGTAGCACACTAAATAGTCGGATATCTTTTTCCTGGACAAATTCCATATTACATTTTAATATGGAAAAATTGACTGCTCAAAGTCGACTAATTCTTTGGTATTAGATTCAGAGCACTCAAATGCCTATCCATCTCATTGATGTAGAAATAATTTGTGCGATGGGCTAAGATTGAGAAAAGCTTGAGTACTGCAATGGTTCCTAGTAAAATTGTTCCTTATGTTGGAAAGAGAGTAAAATATCGATTTGTAAAGAGTCAATTCAGTGATTGCTCAATTTAATGAAAGGGTTTACTCTGAGTTGATAACTGCAAGATCAGGAGTGGAAACAGGGAAAGGAATAACCTTGACATCACACCTAGCATTTACTCAAGATCACGACTTGTAAAAGTAGAGCTTGGTATCACACAATTCTAAACTGAATTTTCAGCATGCCAAAGTCCCTTCTGCAGTGATTTGCATCTCCGCTTGTGGAGATGCACATTGTAAATGCCCTAGTTAACATTACTCCACATGAAGTATTTTACTAGATTATATCCTCTTAAGTATTAATAGAAAGAGCTTCAGTCCAAAATTTTAACAAGAAAAGTTCTAGCCTTACAACCAGCTAAAAACAAAACAGAGGTGGAAGCGAACAAGTTCTGCAATTTAAAAGCTGGACTAGCTTGAAATAGCATATCTGAGAGACATGAATGCTTGAAAAAGGGCCAAGACTTTCACTCAGTAGAATTCATAATGAGTGCATGTTGAAATTAAAAGCAAAATTCCACAAGGAGCGAAGGGTGCTAGTTGAGTGGATACATCTAGTCTCATCTAGAAAAAGATGAGGAAGATAAGAAATTGTGATGGAGCTGCTGTAAATTTATCAAACAAGAAGTGACAAGTACAAAATGTTTTTACTGAACAAACCTCAGATTACTACTGATGAAGGTACTTTTTTGATATCTACTACTAGGAAACTATCAAACGTTTGATAATTTTGTCGCTAAAATTATCGCCAAGGCCCAAACTTCaagtactacttttggtataaTTTTAATCCACAATTTCACATACTCCATAAGATATCATTCCTTGTTGTTGAAAGTTAATGATGGAATAAAGGTTGAATTTACCATGGTACTGAGGTTGattatctccttttcttttgataagGAAGGTTTGACTTCTCTTCTGCTTTAGCAATTTGACCTATTGCATTATTCTCATTTTGTCCAAGATGCTTTTCTGCAATAAAACTAAAAGTATTATTACATAGGACTTAAATTAGGAAAACCAGCAAAAGTGCCTCTGAAGAATTATGCAGAAAATGGAAATACATGCACTAGCAAGACAAAAGAAGTAATATCGTAATAGTTGGAGgatcaagtggagtttgaaaaCAGCATAGCATGATAGAGAACTTCAAATTTCTTTCTTGACTGTTAATGCTCTACAATGCTTCTTTTATCTTGCAATTAGATCTTCTGTTATCAATGGGTGCTTTCATCGAGTGACAGAGCAACATTGACTTGAGAGGGGGGGGGGGCTAATTTCCCACCTGATGTTTAGGAGATGTTTCAGAGGCACAAGGAATTTTAGGTTCCTTTTATTCTAGCCCCTCAAATTTCCAACTTGGAGTTCCCCTGCCAAATTGTAGGAAATTAGTAATACCAACATGGAGGACAAAATAGTTGGTGAATTTGTTATTAATTTAGTAGCAGCACAAATTCATTTGTAAGATTTGCATGATCAAGCTAAATAGGATAGTTTATCCATCCATAACAACTTGTTCTTGTATGTTGACCAGAAAAGTTTTACGATGAACCCCTTCAGTTCCATAGAATTTTGCTCCCCCTCCCCAaaaaattatcaattttttagATTTACTGTTTAACGTATCAGGAGTTCACTATCTGTATTACAAACAATCTGAAGAGAATTAAACGGTTTGTGaccttttttgttctttttatatttattttcatcAAGTATACCCTCTTTTCTTATGTTGACTGTTCATGTTGTTTGTTCATTTTGCATGGTCTTCAGTAAACAAGTAGGATAGTTCATATCATAAATATTAGATTATAAGTATTATTGGGATATCAAAGGTAATTGTTGTGGTGCTTCCAGAAATATCCCAGCTCTGCCACTGCTTTAATTATCAGTGGTCTAAAGCTGCTCAACAATAAGACCTTCAGGATGCAAATTTAGTTCAATAGCTGGAGTGCCTACTAAATTATAACTCATTATGGAGTGTCATTTGCACATTCTTTCTGTTATATTGGGGTTCTTACAGCACTAACTTGTTAAAATGTCATTAGTTTCTTAAAATGGTTTGTCTAGTCAATTGTGCTCAATTCCCTTGCAATTATCTGCAGAGCAGTATATGCTATAGGTTTCAGTAAAACTATATGCTCTGTAAAGGCTGGTATAAAGCTTTCTGTGTTATATgtggtgattttttgtgaagggggggtggtggtggtggtggttgaGTTTGGAGTAGCCATCCACTATTTCTTTAGATGTTTCAAAATGAATCATGTTAGTATGTGTCTGATGTTCCATATGTTCTGGAACTTATTATACCAGAAATGTATCCGAGAATTACGAGAGAGAATTGCCGATGGAGTAGACCCAGCAGAGCTGCATGAGCCTCAAGTTCAAGATAACAATCCAAATCATGAACAAGGCACCTCAAATTTAGGTAATCTACATTGTGACTTTAGCAAGTGACAGAACTAGTTACATAGATGACTTCTCCATGTACAGTCTACCTTTTGCTGTTGTTGTGAATGCTATTCAAACCTACTCAAGTTATTCTTATTTTGTTCGCATCAGGACTACTAATACTCTAAGCATACCCAGTCAGGAGTTTGATTCAACAATATTATAAGTAACTGCACATCCTACTGCTTCATTTGGAATTGATTCTCTGGTGTCTAATCAAAGGTGTGTTTTTTATTGTTGCAGATGCCAGGGACACAGAAGAAGAAAATCGTTTTCATGAGGATACTAATATGGAAAATGCTATTGAGGATAACACATGTCCGGAAATTCCAGATAATAGTACTCTTCAGGAAAGCATCCTTAATGAAATTTGGGAAAAGGCCATGGAGGTTAGATCTAATGCTGCTTCAAACTTTTtggttctttttgtttttccatatcactttttttttcccttctttggATCTTGGGCatatgttttttatttttattttcttaaactTCAAATTTGTTGTAATAGGAGTACATTCTGTTGATATGCATATCATTGTTTTTTGTTTCTGCTTTATCTCTGTGAAACATGTAACTTTTCTCAGCACGCATATATTGATGTCTGTTGTCCATTATATTTGGTAGTTTGTTTCATTTTTAGTAGCCGTACAATCCTGTGGCTTTAGGAATCACATAAACTGAAATAGCTTTAATGAGTTTGTATACCTTTCACAGACAAAGCATCTATGCATCCACACCTGCCATATGTTATTCAGATTCTAATTTTGCAAGCCCCGGTGTGAATCCTAATTGGTCTTCTACACATTTATGCTACTCTCAATATAAGTTGAACAGGTTGGTATGTGTTAGTTGAATAACTGCATATATAGTCTAATTGTTGAGATGCCTAGAATCTCTTTGTTGATTTCCTTTTTGTGTTAACTGCAGCATTATATAGATTCACGCCCAGGTTGTTCAGGAAGTGAGCATGTTAGATAGTATGAAAGGATGCATCTTTAACTTTCTTTCACCCTTTGTTCCATTCAGCAATTACACATCTTAAAGTTGCCAATTCATCACAAGGTTTAAGGTAAATATAAAGTTTTATGTGCTATATTTACTTGATGCTTCGTTAAAGATGAGAATACTTTAAACCATAACACCTAAAATTTCCTATGTTCAGACTAGATTTATGTCTCAGTCCCCATCTCCAAAGTTCAGTCTTTTATTTGGAATGAAAAGGAGGTATAGGTATTCTAACTACTAGAGCACAGTCGATCATCATGCTTTGTTCTGGTGCTCTTAATCTCTGGCTTGACATGCTTTTGGTGAAGAAAAGTGCAAGGAATTTGAATTTCACTGTCATAGTATTCACATCCTGGATGGTCTTAAAGTTATAGATATATAGATGCAAGAACCTGAAAGCGTCTAAGTTAAGCTGATAAAGATCTATTCATCATCAAAGGAATTAAGCATTTGGGATTTTCAATGAACAGCGACATGACATCCTGAAAGATAGAAAACCCGAGAAAACAGCGTGAACTTGTGTCACCAGACCAAAATAGAAGGGAAAAATGGACTTTCAAACTGAGGCCTGTATTTGAAGATCACCAGTTTGAGGTATCCACAAGAGAACTCACCAATAGGACGTTCCCCTCATTTGAGATTCAATTCCCTATGAGTTCAATCACTGGAAATGTGGTCGAGAGTTATGAAAATATCTTTGGAACAACAGTAGGCCAGACATCCCAGATGAGAGCCAAATTTCTGTCATAAATGGTAATTCCTCAAAATGTTGCCAACGTTCATTCCTGTGCAGAAATTGATGGATGGTAGCACCGCTATACCAATCATCAGCGAGGCTGAGAGTAAAAGTATTGTATTTGCAAACAAATGAAATGCATAGGAAAGATCTGGAGACCTCACTGCCACTCAACCGGCTGAAGTGTAATATAAGTCTCTGTTATCCAACATGCTTAACATGTTTCTGAAGACTTTTTAGTTTAAGCTGGCTTAAAATTTTGAAGTCCTAGGATTTACAGGctaaatattaaaataattatcCGAGACTGACTTCTGTGTTGTTGTCTTGAAAACTTGCTCAATTTCGAAGTGTCATGTAAAGCGAATTCGTATATGAATTGAGAACAGCAGTTGTAATCTTTGTCCGGGAAAGCTCTTTTCAGGCTACAATGACTACTGGTAATTTCAGCTATTCCAATGCCCGGTTATGAAAAAAGTAGAATATTCTGTGGGAAGTAAAGATATTCTGAACAGTGATATGGTGCTTATATTCGGATGAAATTACTGATTGTAGACATGGACTACATGATAATAAGTAGAATTGAAGAGTTAATGGTGATTATGATTATATAATGctaacaatttttaattgaAATATTATCATGCTTAAGGTGGAAGCACTTGTTTCAGCTTTGAACTTGCCTCGGGTGGCTGAAGCTTAATTATCATCTCTTTACATTTGTCTTTTCAGTAATTTTTAGACCTGTCAGTGTTGGTTAAGGAAATGATTGCTGTAGGCTGTTAAGTGTTACTGGATCAAGTGATTGTATGAAAAGCAGGATTACAGAAGCACCTAATATTGCATGTTGTAAGATGGGATGGGATTAAATTTCCTTTTAAAAACAACCATATTAATCAAGTTTAAAATGCTTTAAACTTTAACCCTACTGTTTCAACCTCCGCATGGACAGGAACCATTTAAGCCTTCAGATGACAAGATTGTTGAAGCTGGTGCATCTCATGCAGATAATGAGACACCAAAAATGGCACCTGGAGAAACGTCTTCCAGTTCTAATGGAACTATGCTCTCAGAAGAACAGCGAGCTCGTATGGAAGCTAACAGACTGAAGGCATTAGTAAAAACTGGACAGGAACCATCTAAGCCTTCAGATGACAAGATAGTTGAAGCTGAAGCATCTCATGCAGATAAAGAGACACCAACAATGGCACCCAGAAAAACGTATTGCAGTTCTAATGGAACTATGCTCTCAGAAGAACAGCGAACTCGCATGGAAGCTAACAGACTGAAGGCATTCGAAAAAGCTGCTGCTCGTGCCCGGAAGCTGTAATGACATTTGATTCTggaaatttggaggaaaaatgaCTTTCGAACAGTTGCTATTAGTTCTTGTGGTTTGGAAAAATGATTTCTCGTCCTTCAATTCTTGGTTCATCTGATATTGGTTGAGGGCAGCATATTTGCTTTACAGATTTTGAATTCCTgtcccaaaaaagaaaagaaaaaaaaacttttgcgTAGAACTTGCTTCAGCTGGCTAGTGTTCGAGAAGAATTAACCCATAAAGTTGCTAAGCGGCAGAATATAAATTTGGATGTCATTCAATGAGAAAAGTTGAGTGACTTCAATTATTTTGGTTAAATTGCAGTATTAAAGATATAAACTGATTGGTTCATCTAAAATTTTTCTGGTTAAGCAGTTTGATGGTTGAAGTggttctctctcttttttttttttataataaatttagCTAAATAAACACATTACACAAGTGAATTTTAAccggctcttttttttttcggattCTACATAAATAAACAGACACAATTTAAGGGACTGCAATGAACCGGAAAGCAAAATGGTTGAAGGTTTAACGGGTCTCATTGGCCGGTTCAAACCAAGTTTTATGGTTGAAGGTTTAACCGGTCTCATTGGCCGGTTCAAACTGAGTTTTAAAACACTATTGCAATCTCTTCTATGATTTTGGTGCAAGAGGGGGCCTGTTTGCAGTGCACTTCCTCATCCCTAAATGTACACTAATTCTTGGCCATGCAAGGGCTTTACTAAGAGGAGCTTAAGAAGTGTTTAGGGCTGTTAAGGCTCGaacatggtttttttttttttttttggttagagGGACCAAAAACAAGCTTAAGGCCTTATTATCTCTTCATTAAATGGCTAGGGTTGTTAAGATTACACGAAAGTTTTGTTCCCTTGGTTGCCGGGTCTAAAAACTAGTTCCTAATTTCCTCATCATAAAAATGTATATCCAATTCTAACAGACATGTAGCTCTTTCCTATAAATATATGTTTCTTCATAGGATTCAGTGTAACAATGAACATTTTCTTgcaattggaatgaaaagcatGTTTCATTTCCAAGTGGTTAATAAGGGACTTATAAACTGAAATATGATCCGTTTTGGATGTGGCAAAAACCCCCCtaatggtgaatttttttttattttttgaatacaaaaagggaggtaccccagGCTACTATTTTGTTAGAATAATTAACGTATTGTTGTGGCTACTTCCTAAATTTGAAACTTCACTGCAGGATAAGGTAATAGTGGACATGCATGAATTTTTCTATGTGATATATAATTTCAAATGAACAGCAAGAAAACAAGCACTTGGgccttcaagaaaaagaaaaggaaaagaaatgaaaagatgACAATGTAACCAAATAATTCTTACGTGATATTGCACCATTTAGATGCTAACTAGTTCAAATTCTCATGTTAATGCACATAAGAATTGTTTATTTCATGTCTCATGTCACCAAAATCTCTAATGTCAAATTAAAGCGGtgaattttagtacttgattattttgCATAGAATATTTTGCATAGAAGTGCCCTAAAATGAAGCCAAAGATGTAGGTACGTTACAAGGCTCTGCAACATTTCTTGCCTCTCAATTCCTTCTAATTGGCCCCCTTGCATTTGCTGCAGAACTATCTACAAAAATAGTGACATATGAAAGTAAAAGaacatataatttttttttctcatgaaAAGCTATTAGTTATTTAGGTTGTTGCCAATGATGGAGCCAAGGGAGGGCagaggggggccatggccccccctaagttttgagaattttaattcataatatgtaaatatgtgtataaaataaaattggccccccctaaatttttacaattttagtttatattatgagagttgatatatatatatatatatatatatatatatatatatatgaattagtcaTCTTTGAATGGAATGGCTTGCAAGCTTTAATTTGCCATGaatgtccatatgcctattacATTCATTGTTTGGCTCATAGGCTTCAACTTGCTAATGTTGCAGCTTTTAGAGAAGTAGCTTCTGTTCACCAATTCTTCTCCAATTTAGTTTTCATTATCAACATTGTTACTGCATCTAGCAAACGTATTGAAGTTGCTACTAAGATTGCTAATGGTGAACTTGAAACTGAAAGGAGGCTTAATCAAATTGGCACTTTAAAACGAGCTGGAGATACTCATTGGGGTTCTCATTTGGATTCTATTTCTAGTTTACTGAAAATGTTCAATGCTACTTGTGTGATTTTAAGTAACATTGCAGTAGATGGAGGTTCATACTCTCAATGTGGAGATGCAAATTTTGCTTTGAATCAGTTGTTatcctttaagtttgttttcacTTTGCATCTTATGAAAGACATTACGGAAATTACTCATCTTCTTTGTATAGCATTGCAATGTAAATCTCAAGATATTTTGAATGCAATGCATCTTGCTCAAGCACAACAAAGCTACTGAAGAATTTTCGAGATTCGGGATGAGATGATTTCTTGGTGAAAGTTAAATTATTTTGTGAGCAACATCCAATTGATATCCCATGTATGAATGCTCAATATATTGCAAGATGTGGTAGATCTTGAAATCATCATGTTGAGATTAGTGTGGAGCATTATTATCGAGTGGATATATTTCTTGCAACAATTGATTATTAATTGCAAGAGTTACATAGCAGGTTTAATGATCATACCATGGAATTGCTTGTTTTGAGCACTACTTTAGATCCTAGAAATGGATTTATGTTGTTCAAGATTGATGATATTTGTATGCAGAGAAGTTCTATCCGAATGATTTTATGGAGCAAGAACTAGTACGTCTAAGAATAAAACTTCAACATT
This portion of the Coffea eugenioides isolate CCC68of chromosome 11, Ceug_1.0, whole genome shotgun sequence genome encodes:
- the LOC113752115 gene encoding TIMELESS-interacting protein-like, with translation MDKGGGGGTAAAPTGCYKCGRPGHWSRDCPSNPPSSSSKNNNDENTIDKDLNRDPSGSAYSYSKKTFKNNAQSNSASAAEKPKRLPRTRPKLTPDLLLSNDGIGHILRHFPRAFKYRGRGHEVSDLGNLLGLYAEWHSRLLPYFSFDQFVHKLEQIGTKNRVKKCIRELRERIADGVDPAELHEPQVQDNNPNHEQGTSNLDARDTEEENRFHEDTNMENAIEDNTCPEIPDNSTLQESILNEIWEKAMEEPFKPSDDKIVEAGASHADNETPKMAPGETSSSSNGTMLSEEQRARMEANRLKALVKTGQEPSKPSDDKIVEAEASHADKETPTMAPRKTYCSSNGTMLSEEQRTRMEANRLKAFEKAAARARKL